The Hippoglossus hippoglossus isolate fHipHip1 chromosome 2, fHipHip1.pri, whole genome shotgun sequence genome includes a region encoding these proteins:
- the LOC117774020 gene encoding sodium-driven chloride bicarbonate exchanger-like isoform X3, with the protein MLSVDHAKGFNYQRTDEEAVVDRGGTRSMLNTNFEKEELEGHRTLYIGVHVPLGRRSHRRHRHHGHKHRKRSKERDSSAEDERESPSHTDTPAQRVQFLLGTEDGDEEHIPHALFTELDEICLREGEDAEWKETARWLKFEEDVEDGGERWSKPYVATLSLHSLFELRSCIMNGTVMLDMRANSLEEIADMVLDQHEVSGPVGQDARKRIREALLKQHHHQNHKKLANRIPIVRSFADIGKKQSEPHSMDKNGQTVSPQSQPANNEGKQDVSRENSAVDFSKIDLHFMKKIPPGAEASNVLVGELEFLDRPVVAFVRLSPAVLLNGLAEVPITTRFLFILLGPLGKGPQYHEIGRSIATLMTDEVFHDVAYKAKDRNDLVAGIDEFLDQVTVLPPGEWDPSIRIEPPKNVPSQEKRKLPPVPNGVTDLGESEEHGGHGGPELQRTGRLFGGLILDIKRKAPHYLSDYTDALSLQCLASFLFLYCACMSPVITFGGLLGEATEGRVSAIESLFGASMTGIAYSLVAGQPLTILGSTGPVLVFEKILFKFCKEYGLSYLSLRACIGLWTAFFCLLLVATDASSLVCYITRFTEEAFASLICIIFIYEALEKLLHLGVHYPINKNNNLQTLTQYSCACVEPRYPSNETLQFWEERNVTSSHVNWTMLEVKECEMLHGEFEGTACGPHGPYIPDVLFWCVLLFFSTVFMSAFLKEFKTSRYFPTKVRAIISDFAVFITILTMVLVDYALGIPSPKLQVPDQFRPTRDDRGWLINPVGPNPWWTTIITFIPALLCTILIFMDQQITAVIINRKEHKLKKGCGYHLDLFVVGVMLGVCSVMGLPWFVAATVLSISHVNSLKLESECSAPGEQPKFLGIREQRFTGLMIFTLMGCSVFMTSVLKFIPMPVLYGVFLYMGASSLRGIQFFDRLKLFGMPAKHQPDFIYLRHVPLRKVHLFTIVQLTCLALLWIIKTSKAAIVFPMMVLALVFIRKVLDFIFTKRELSWLDDLMPEWKKKKLEDAAEEEEHSIIVEEEGIVQLPLEGHYKSDPATVNITDEMSKGSFGNVWKSVSPVESTKKEPSAKSSPS; encoded by the exons ATGCTTTCAGTGGACCATGCTAAAGGATTTAATTATCAG AGAACTGATGAGGAGGCGGTGGTGGACCGCGGGGGCACACGCTCCATGCTCAACACCAACTTTGAGAAGGAAGAGCTCGAAG GTCACCGCACTCTCTACATCGGGGTCCATGTGCCCCTGGGCAGGAGGTCGCACCGACGTCACCGTCACcacggacacaaacacaggaagaggTCCAAGGAGAGGGACTCCTCGGCCGAGGATGAACGAGAATCCCCCTCGCACA CAGACACTCCAGCTCAGAGGGTGCAGTTTCTCCTGGGGACAGAGGATGGGGATGAGGAACACATCCCCCACGCCCTATTTACCGAACTGGATGAAATCTGTctcagggagggagaggacgCAGAATGGAAAGAGACAGCCAG gtgGTTAAAGTTtgaggaggatgtggaggatGGCGGTGAGCGGTGGAGTAAACCATATGTAGCCACTCTGTCTCTACACAGTCTTTTCGAGCTCCGCAGCTGCATCATGAACGGCACTGTGATGCTGGACATGAGGGCCAACTCACTGGAGGAGATTGCAG acaTGGTTCTGGATCAGCACGAGGTGTCGGGCCCCGTCGGGCAGGATGCCAGGAAGAGGATCCGCGAGGCCCTGCTCAAACAGCACCACCACCAAAACCACAAGAAACTGGCCAACCGCATCCCCATTGTCCGCTCCTTTGCTGATATCGGCAAGAAGCAGTCAGAGCCTCATTCCATGGACAAGAATG GCCAAACGGTCTCGCCTCAGTCCCAGCCGGCCAACAACGAGGGCAAACAGGACGTCAGCCGAGAAAACAGTGCTGTGGACTTCAGCAAG ATTGACCTCCACTTCATGAAGAAGATCCCTCCCGGTGCTGAGGCGTCCAACGTCCTGGTGGGGGAGCTGGAATTCCTCGACCGCCCCGTTGTGGCTTTTGTCCGCCTGTCCCCCGCCGTGCTGCTCAACGGCCTGGCTGAGGTTCCCATCACCACCAG GTTTCTTTTCATCCTTCTTGGCCCTCTGGGAAAGGGTCCACAGTATCATGAAATTGGCCGGTCTATTGCCACGCTGATGACTGATGAG GTTTTCCACGATGTTGCGTACAAAGCCAAAGACAGGAACGACCTGGTGGCCGGCATCGATGAGTTTCTGGACCAGGTGACGGTGTTGCCCCCTGGAGAGTGGGACCCCTCCATCAGAATAGAGCCTCCCAAAAATGTGCCCTCTCAG GAAAAGCGCAAGCTTCCTCCCGTTCCCAACGGTGTGACGGATCTTGGAGAGTCAGAGGAACACGGAGGGCACGGTGGCCCTGAGCTCCAGCGCACGGGGAG ATTGTTTGGCGGCTTGATCCTGGACATCAAGCGAAAGGCCCCCCACTACCTTTCCGACTACACAGATGCCCTGAGCCTGCAGTGTCTggcctccttcctcttcctctactgCGCCTGCATGTCACCTGTCATCACCTTTGGAGGACTCCTGGGGGAGGCCACAGAGGGTCGTGTG AGCGCTATCGAGTCCCTGTTCGGAGCCTCCATGACTGGAATAGCCTACTCTCTGGTAGCGGGTCAGCCTCTCACCATCCTGGGCAGCACGGGCCCTGTTCTCGTCTTTGAGAAGATCCTCTTCAAGTTCTGCAA GGAGTATGGCCTCTCCTACCTCTCCCTGAGGGCCTGTATTGGCCTGTGGACGGCCTtcttctgtctgctgctggtgGCCACTGATGCCAGCTCGCTTGTCTGTTACATCACACGCTTCACTGAGGAAGCTTTTGCTTCACTTATCTGCATCATCTTCATCTACGAGGCCCTGGAGAAGCTTCTCCACCTGGGGGTGCATTACCccatcaataaaaacaacaatctccAGACGCTCACACAGTACTC ATGTGCGTGTGTGGAGCCCAGATACCCCAGCAATGAGACTCTACAGTTCTGGGAGGAGAGGAACGTCACATCCTCACATGTCAACTGGACCATGCTGGAGGTCAAG GAGTGCGAGATGTTGCACGGCGAGTTCGAGGGCACCGCCTGTGGCCCCCACGGGCCCTACATCCCCGACGTCCTCTTCTGGTGcgtgctcctcttcttctccaccGTCTTCATGTCCGCCTTCCTCAAGGAGTTCAAGACGAGTCGTTACTTCCCAACCAAG GTTCGAGCCATCATCAGCGACTTTGCCGTCTTCATCACCATCCTCACTATGGTTCTTGTAGATTACGCCCTGGGGATCCCCTCACCTAAATTACAGGTCCCCGACCAGTTCAGA CCAACCAGAGATGATCGTGGCTGGCTCATAAACCCTGTGGGGCCCAACCCCTGGTGgaccaccatcatcaccttcatcccAGCTCTGCTCTGCACCATCCTCATTTTCATGGACCAGCAGATCACGGCCGTCATCATAAACAGGAAGGAGCACAAACTGAAG AAAGGCTGTGGCTATCACCTGGACCTGTTTGTGGTGGGGGTGATGCTGGGAGTGTGCTCTGTGATGGGCCTGCCGTGGTTCGTGGCAGCTACCGTGCTCTCCATCTCCCACGTGAACAGCCTGAAGCTGGAGTCTGAGTGCTCCGCCCCCGGGGAGCAGCCCAAGTTCCTGGGCATCCGAGAGCAGCGCTTCACCGGCCTCATGATCTTCACGCTGATGGGCTGCTCCGTCTTCATGACCTCCGTGCTGAAG TTCATCCCCATGCCCGTGCTGTACGGGGTCTTTCTCTACATGGGGGCTTCCTCACTCAGAGGTATTCAG TTCTTTGACCGACTGAAGCTGTTCGGCATGCCGGCCAAACATCAGCCAGACTTCATCTACCTTCGCCACGTCCCTCTGAGGAAGGTGCACCTCTTCACCATCGTCCAGCTCACCTGCTTGGCCCTGCTGTGGATCATCAAGACGTCCAAAGCTGCCATCGTCTTCCCCATGATG GTCCTGGCCCTGGTGTTCATCCGTAAAGTGTTGGACTTCATCTTCACCAAGAGAGAGCTGAGCTGGCTGGACGACCTGATGCCCgagtggaagaagaagaagttggaGGATGCGGCAGAagag GAGGAACACAGTATTATTGTAGAGGAGGAAGGCATTGTGCAATTGCCACTGGAGGGACACTACAA GAGTGACCCAGCCACAGTGAACATCACTGACGAGATGTCCAAAGGTTCCTTCGGGAATGTATGGAAGAGCGTCAGCCCTGTGGAGAGCACCAAGAAGGAACCAAGCGCTAAGAG CTCCCCTTCCTAA